Genomic segment of Apium graveolens cultivar Ventura chromosome 7, ASM990537v1, whole genome shotgun sequence:
GCAACCACCGTATACTTGACACCTCCCCTGGCCTTCGGGAGTTCCTCaatcagatcaattccccacatggagaagggccaggggctcatgagggatgtgaGAGAGGCCACAGGGTTGTTGTAATAACTGGCATATCGCTAACACTTATCACAAGCTCGGGAGAATTCAAAGGCATCTTTTTTCagcgttggccagtagtagccttgacggaggattttctgagctagagagctaccccccgagtgattgccacaaatgcCCTCGTGTACTTCTCTTAGGATGTAGTTGCATTCATCTCCATCTATGCATTTGAGGAGAGGCACACTGAACCCTCTTCTGTATAGAATCCCGTCGCATATCACATAGCGGGCTGCTTTATATTTTATCCTCCTTGCCTCATTCTTTTCGTCCGAAAGTGAACCTTCTTTTATGTATGCTAGAATATGTGTCATCCACGTGGGGCCGAGCTCATTACTAAAGCTGCCCACCTCGTGCTCAGGCACACTAGGTTGACTCTGTATATCAAGGGGCACGGTCCCTAGCAAAGTGCTCTCGCGGCGTGAGCCGAGCTTAGCTAGCTCATCCGCGCCTTCATTCTGCCCACGCAGGATTAGTTTCAGCCTCACCTCGTTGAACCTCGCGATTATCCTCTATGCGCACTTCAGGTAAAGCTTAGTTCTCGGCCCCTTAGCTTGATACCCCCCGTTTATCTGATACACCAAAATCATGGAGTCACTAAATATATTCAAATTCTCCACCTTCATTTCCAAAGCTAGCTTGAGACCGTTGATCAGGGCCTCATACTCGGCATCATTGTTGGTTGCATGAAAGGCCAGGTGGGTCGCACGTCTGATCTTGTGCGCCTCTGGGCTGATTAGCTCAATTCCAGCTCCTGCTCCATCACCATTAGAGGCTCCATCCACAAATAGGATCCACCATGGGGCACTATTTTGGCTCTCCAGTCCAACTTCCTCTGTGCTAGGTATGACCACAAGGGCTCCCGGCTCTACTTCCTGGTATGGAGGAAATTTTAGCACAAAATCGGCCAGGGCTTGACCTTTAATTGCGGTCCTTGGCTTATAGTCCACTTCGAATTGGCCGAGCTCAACCGTCCACTTCAACATTCGACCAGAAGACTCTGGTTTATGCATCACTTGTCTGAGGGGGTAGGAGGTTCGTACTTCTATCTTGTGTGCCTGAAAATAGGGCCTGAGTTTTCGGGAGGCCAGGATCAGAGCATATGCTAACTTTTCGAGGCTTGTGTATCGAGTCTCGGCATCGGTTAGccttttactcacataatataccGGGAGCTGGACACCATCCTCCTCTCGGACTAATACCGCACTTATTGCAAAGTCGGAGACAGCCAAGTATAGGAtcaaagtttcttctgcctttggGTTGGACAACATTGGAGGGCTGCTGAGATGCTTCTTTATGTTCTGAAAGGCTTCCTCACATTCTTCAGTCCACGTAAAATTCCTCCCCACTCCTTTAATTGCTTTGAAGAACTCTTGGCATTTATCGGAGGATTTTGAGACGAAGCAGTTCAAGGCAGCCACTCGTCCCGTTAAGCTTTGAACATCCTTCACCCGTCGAGGGGATCTCATCTCGGGTAGGGCTTGTATCTTGGCTGGGTTGGCCTCAATGCCTCTATGGTtgacaataaatcccaaaaacttcCCCGATTCGACCCCAAACACACATTTCTGGGGGTTGAGCTTCATTCTGTACTCCCTTAGGATCTGGAACATTTCTGCCAGGTGGCGGACATGATCCCTCGCTTCTTTCGACTTCACCAGCATGTCATCTACATAAGCCTCCATAGTCTTCCCCAACTGATGTTTGAACATTTTATTCACCAGCCTCTGATAGGTTGCCCCCGCATTAAGGAGCCCGAAGGGCATCCCGATATAACAGTAAAGGCCCCGATCAGTAATaaaggaggtgtgctcctgatctggcccatacatggcgatttggttatatcccgaataagcatccataaaGCTAAGCAATGCGTGCCTAGTCGTGGAATCAACCAGCTGGTCAATTCGGGGTAGAGGAAAGCTGTCCTTCAGGCAAGCTTTGTTCAGGTCGGTAAAGtctacacatgtcctccacttgcCATTGGGCTTCTTGACAAGCACGGGGTTGGCCAACCACATACGGTAGAAGGCTTCTCTCACAAGTCCTGCCTCCATTAATCTATCCACGTCTTCTCTGAGGGCCTCTGCCCTCTCTCCACTAATTGGCCGTCTCTTCTGCCTAACCCCCTTCTTTTTCGGGTCCAAGTTGAGCCGGTGGCACATGACATTTGGGTCAATCCCTATCATATCAgagtgtgaccatgcaaagacatccaaattCTCCCTTAGGAAGCGGGCTAGATCCTCTCTCAAGTCAAGACTTAGGTTAGAGCCTATTCTGAGTACCTTGGAGGGATCATTTGGGTCTACCAAGATCGGGATTGTGTCCTTTGCGGCCCCAGCCCTTTCGACCATTGGGGGCATTCTCGGGTCTAAATCTGCTCGAGCCTCGCTAGATTTTTCCATTTCCGTGATTGTCAAACCTTCCGTATCCTTGAGCTCGGGCTGGTGAGCTCGGACCGGATTTATCAAGCGTTCAGAGGCTGCAGTTACAGTGCGAGTGATTCCGTTGGGCAGGTCCACAGTGATTGTTGTTTCTTTGCGTTCCCAATTCCCTCTCCTAAGTCTTGCAGCGATTTGTTCTGGGCTCTCTTCCTCATCACTTTCTTCCTCCACAATCCCCTCTTGTATTAACATGATGGGCTGAGAGGCTTCCATTAGCAAGGCCCCTGGGCGTGGTTCCACCTGAATTCCCATATGCTCGAAGTAGTTCTCGGGAAATTCCTCAATTGAAATCAAATTACATGTCTCGTGGCCCTCGGGACGTATCCTTTTCCTGCCATCTGCCTCTTTCATGGGAACATCGCATTCACCTGCTTCAGCTATCTCCCTTGAGGCATTTCTTGACTCGGCCGCCTTGAGTGCCTGATTGTAGCAGACCCTTGATTCGTATTGACAGCTCTTCAAGATGCCTATCCCCGTGGGGGTTGGGAATTTTATCGTCGTATGATGGACTGAGGTCACCATCCTCATCGCCCTCATAAGGGGTCTGCCCACTATAACATTGTAGGCGCAAGGCTGGTCTACAACTGTAAACATAGCGATCTGGGTGGCCACATGAGGCTCTTCTCCTATGGTCACCGGGAGTCGAATTGTCCCTTTCACTCCGATCGAGTTTCCCGTGAACCCGTACAGGTGCCCACCTGTCGAGGTTAACTCTCTATCCAACAATCCCAGTTTTTTGTAGGCATCATAAGTCAGAACATCAGCCGAGCTCCCGGTGTCCACCATTGCTCGGTGAACATTCACCGtcccaatcttcatttttatgactAGGGCATCGATATGAGGGTAATGCACTCATTTTGCATCGTTCTCTTTAAACACGATATCATCGGCCTCCCTTTCAAAAAGCTCCGGGGGCCTTTGGCTTAGATGGTTGACGTTGGTGAGGGGCTTGTCCTTTGCTTCCCGGGCATATCTGTCCATTGCCTTCCGGCTGTCTCCACCAATgtgagacccgcctagaataatatgaatgCTACCAGCCCGAGGGACCCTTTCTTTGTCTTCTGGGGGTGGAGGAGGGACGGTATGATAATCAGTTATGTGCTTTCGAACCTCTTTGACAACCCACTCCGTAAGCTTCCCTTGTCTAATCAAAGTCTCGATCTCATCCTTTAGTTGTCTACAATCAGCTGTATCGTGTCCGGTGGCTTCATGGTATGCACAATACTTCGAAGTCTCTCTTTTATTATAGTCTGTGAGAGGGGTTGCCTTCCTGAATACCCCCTTCCCCGCATATGTAGCATATATGTGGTCGATAGAGGCTACCAGAGGGGTGTGTGTCTGCCATTTGCTTGTATAAGGCCTTCCCGAATCTTTGGTGGTCTCTTTGCCCCGGGAAGATATTTTTGGGCTCGAACTACGCCGATATGTCTTCCTCCTCTCGTCAGGGCTTGAGGATCGGTCCCTCTTGTCTCGATAGCTCTCACTGATTTTCAGCTCTCTCATCGATTTCTCTACCTTCTTGAAGGGTTCGGCTTGCTCATAGAACTCGGCCAAGGTCCTCGGCTCACtcgcttggaggctcttccaaaattttgatccttctttcagccctgatatcaagaaattgttgatggtctcctcactggctcctctcaccttggggacctcggcgttgaaccgacgaaagtattctgccaagggctccccctcccttttcttgatgttggctaacgtggccacatgaggcgaatagtggagggtggactgaaattgtctgaagaacaagtcctccaattgcctccacgttcttatgctagccggtcccaacttggagaaccattgttgggcactacCTCTGAGTGATGCCGCGAAGAGTCTGCAGCGGGTCATCTCCGGCACCTGATAGACTTCCATCTCAGTGTTAAATTGTATAAGGTACTCCGTCGGGTCGGCTTCACCGTTGAATAGAAGGTCAGGATTGTGCCTAAATACCCGAGGTAGGGGGGATGATCGGATAGCAGGCGTAAACGGAAAGGGGGCAGCCGAGGCAGGGGGCCCTCTCTTCTCTCGCTCCATCTTATCTAAGATCCTTCTTAGGTCCCTCACCCTAACAACTTCTCCTTCTCTATCACCACCCGCGTTACTCGAATGGTGTGAGCCCTGAGGTCGTTCGCGGCGTCCCCCTCCTCCGGCTCGCGCCTGCGACTCCTCTTCACGATTGTCTCTGCGTTTACGTCGCTCCTCCCTCTTGGGCGAGGTGTGTTGACGTTTTTCCGGAGGGGTCGCTGCCCGTTCTCTTTTCGAGCCTTTCTGATCCACGggctctttctcttctctctccttcttacaaTTCTCCAATTTGAGCCTGAGGTCATGCTCGCTTAGTTTTTTACCCACTCGGTCTAGCACGCTAGTCCACCTTGCCTCAGATGAAGCTGGCTTCTGCCCCGATCTCGTAGAGATCTGGCTGCCCCGCTCATCATGGCCTCGGGGTATATCTTCCTTTTCACGCGATGTTTCTTTCTTCTGCTTAGTCTCGGTTGCCACGTCATCGAAATCGTGGATCAGCTTCTTCCGAGGGCCTTTGCCCTTCCAGCTACGCTGTGAGACCTTGAGGCGGCGCGCCTTACGCTTGGCATTCCGGACCGAGCTTCTTTCTATCTTTGACATTCGGGCGTTGATCTGATTCATCTGATCGGCCAGCCCTTCGAGATACGTCATCACTGCCTGCCCGTCCACGGTTGCAGTTGGTGGAGGTGGCGCCTGATTCTCTGGGGGCGTGTGTTCGACCTCATTAGGGTCCTTCTTCTTGCCTCTGCTTCCTGGTATCGCCGCTTGCTTGCTTTCTTTGGTCATCTTTCTCCCTAAGATGAATGAACCCCCTC
This window contains:
- the LOC141674218 gene encoding uncharacterized protein LOC141674218 — protein: MKIGTVNVHRAMVDTGSSADVLTYDAYKKLGLLDRELTSTGGHLYGFTGNSIGVKGTIRLPVTIGEEPHVATQIAMFTVVDQPCAYNVIVGRPLMRAMRMVTSVHHTTIKFPTPTGIGILKSCQYESRVCYNQALKAAESRNASREIAEAGECDVPMKEADGRKRIRPEGHETCNLISIEEFPENYFEHMGIQVEPRPGALLMEASQPIMLIQEGIVEEESDEEESPEQIAARLRRGNWERKETTITVDLPNGITRTVTAASERLINPVRAHQPELKDTEGLTITEMEKSSEARADLDPRMPPMVERAGAAKDTIPILVDPNDPSKVLRIGSNLSLDLREDLARFLRENLDVFAWSHSDMIGIDPNVMCHRLNLDPKKKGVRQKRRPISGERAEALREDVDRLMEAGLVREAFYRMWLANPVLVKKPNGKWRTCVDFTDLNKACLKDSFPLPRIDQLLGKTMEAYVDDMLVKSKEARDHVRHLAEMFQILREYRMKLNPQKCVFGVESGKFLGFIVNHRGIEANPAKIQALPEMRSPRRVKDVQSLTGRVAALNCFVSKSSDKCQEFFKAIKGVGRNFTWTEECEEAFQNIKKHLSSPPMLSNPKAEETLILYLAVSDFAISAVLVREEDGVQLPVYYVSKRLTDAETRYTSLEKLAYALILASRKLRPYFQAHKIEVRTSYPLRQVMHKPESSGRMLKWTVELGQFEVDYKPRTAIKGQALADFVLKFPPYQEVEPGALVVIPSTEEVGLESQNSAPWWILFVDGASNGDGAGAGIELISPEAHKIRRATHLAFHATNNDAEYEALINGLKLALEMKVENLNIFSDSMILVYQINGGYQAKGPRTKLYLKCA